The stretch of DNA aaaacctttgcgatctattgagaaatgctcgagttataagcgttccaaatcttgcattttttcctacttgttcagtgcctagatttccatttcaccccctatatcttccggttagacgtagtcctacgtcaaaagcgagtgaatgaccccgagacaaaagtcttcgttgattacttaaaacaaaatcaaacaagtgacactgataaaaaGCGAACAAATGACAATGACACGAACAATGACTCTCAAAAACTcacatacgctatcatactgaaatgtttttacaaaatgtcttcacaacaagtcaaatgtcttcaaatagaaacatgtcttcaaacctggcatctccgCATTTCACTGGAACATCTTATATTCGGGACATCGAAGCTGTGTTTGACAGCCAGTTTATTTGCAGCAACGATAAACAAAACGCAAAGCAAAAAGTGGAGTATTTCAACAAGTTGTTTCACAAAGgtaatgaattgattttgatAATGGTGAGCGTTAAATGAAGGAATAATGTTGTACAGAGCTAATTAGGTTGAAATATATACACTAGCAACATTAGAaacatcccagcaaacattaaatcgcataacgagcgtatatataacatcatatgccctaaaatttggttggcatataatgcgcctaactggcatatgcatgcaaaagtggaggccatatacatacatggcaaatgcttaccgaatttgtttgtatgaatatgcaactttgaccgcctataatagcgattatgttgaaattaaattgcgatctaatatgtatgtattcatgaattgtcaaagcaccaaatacgacttttgccatattcatatacaatttattacagacatagagaaaattaaattgcgatctaatatgtatgtattcatgaattgtcaaagcaccaaatacgacttttgccatattcatatacaatttattacagacatagagaaaaaaaacaaatggcgcaaaatattttcgtgaaatgtttattattgcctcacgaatcgccatttttataaaagagtatttatgtttgtagaaataataattgtttgattgacatgtgttgggagtggaatatgaatgtttgaaatggcacagattgatgtttggtgaaaactgctccgatgtgggttcgaactccggtcgtctggattatcatccaccagctatctcgcggctatctgaaatttaattcaacagcggttaaaactttcgagtgcatcaccatttcattgacatttcaatatgatgaattatgttctttattaggatctaatatgattttctttagcatgcaacacgatttactacagtactgaattgattcaaattatacgcttatacgacacacaaactacatcagcgtaatatacgcatatgatgcggattaaatatattttacgacaatgtacatcataaaattaatgtttattataccgaattgcgacttaatttgataatggtatataaaatcgagtttttacattttatgcgatttcaaatatacacgacatatactttgattgatattatatgcgattatgatttattcggatttcttgtaagacttggcacgtgcaaaattatacgatttaatgtttgctgggatctTTTTATTGATGTAGAAAATAACGTTTTCTCTGCGGAGGGAAAACAAACACAGCTTCAGGgacaaaattatcaatgaaactcaaattatctgtatcaaatGAATATTCTAAGTAAAAGTGTAACGAGTTTTGTACGTAAGTGGAAAGAAATCGTGAGCGAAAACAGTGTctagtaatgattttttttcgcgttttttcAGGAGCCATTATTGAGTGAAAACGCAACATGTAATGTATTTGTGGACCTGGcagatatttttaatttcactgcCGGAGGAAGTCGTTTGGTCGTCGAGGTTAATTTTATTTACTTGGTGGAAGGAAATTCAACGCGTTAATATGAAGATTTCAGGTACGGTTGTTTATCAATGGTTCAATCTCAGTCATGAGTCGTTAAAGCTATTCGAGGCATCAGGTTCCATCCGTTTTTGACGAAATGATACGATATTCTGAGCTAATATCTTAATTTATAATCAGGAACGACTCATCATATTTTTCAGTATCACTAACAAAAGTAATTTCCTTATTGTTAAGGCAATTCGTCCAACTTTTGAGGTCCACATTTCAAAGGTTCTGGTGAAAATATTGAGGAGTTCTTATAGTAATGATTTTATACGGATTCGGACTACGTAACCTGACCATGCgtaaaacatttcaaaataattttcattcaatgtttGAAAATTTACAACTGACTTTGAAAATGCTCATCTCAATGGAGGCACACTTATTCGATTCTGTATTGTGTATCAACGCAATGAATAAATGGTTCCTAAAGCGAAAACTGCTTTACTAAGCTTCACTCTATCACTACGTATTAGTTTTTTTATAAACTACAAAACAATTCGAGaacaaaaatgggtgggttataactatgatataaccgcaaggttgacgtgaactaccttagcttggcaatcatttgtttgtattgattgagtttttgactgaatgaaacaattttcgaattcaactgaattcaatttaactgctgtgtgagtaaaaagactgaataaatgccatgtaaggtcaatttatacattgtgatagattatgttctccgtTACAAGTCAAttcaatgacagtccttttacgtttggtatgattcctaggacaaaatatatgaacggaagaattatcaaacgattattttattttacattttcctctgaagtttgcatccctcaagtgtacgtacttctcgaaccgcgaatttgctggatttgattaacttcaggcactcagtttcgattttgacatgtacgtcgaacgtaTATTGTTCAATCAATAGACGTTATCGCAGCGaacggttatcaacattttgcctaatcatcaaattgtatgcgtagaaattcagtgagtagaggatatgaaggcatatccttcaatgttatcttgaataaccgagccaaagcgttgtgttcgtagttgcttttgtaatccgtgttaggagaaCGCTTTTTGGagtgcaaaacaaaacatgcgggtgcagaagtatccccggcttgcatgaatcaacaacttcaactttaaCTTTTACAGATGCTTTAAACTTGagtgttcattcgcctctagtgtctgtacaattttcccaggttcttaagtctagaagaccgtgttaaggaaacatattctagactGTACAAAGGCAGTCGAGTATAAAAGAGCTCGCATTTTGCATTAATTTGCAAAGCCGATATCTCCAGATACCTTGCCAATTTccacacgctccatggatttgaagtctctgttagtgaaacacatttcaaacctgcatgaatttgcaacggaaatttccacacgctccatggatttgaagtctgtgttagggaaacacatttcagtcgaaacaaaaatacccctgaattgcatgtatttgcaatatcgATTTCCCCTAAGCAccttagttttgaaatctcttttagggaacacatttcggtgggaacaaaagctctccctactttcatgtatttgcaatgccgatttctccaacgctgcttggttttgatgactgttctggggaaactgtaaatcaggccaatcaaaacgaggcagttagggcgtttagataacactttttttttatcccatttatttattttaggctcattagtattttagctgtaacagagccgaattttaatcgtgtacatgtcacatggttatcatatctataattatagcacattacacagttgccattcgccagtattccttctataccattgcatatggtacatttacacagtagccatttaggcgtaagagtattctctctgttcttccattatccagttagaccaccggacagcggagacagttgatatgatcattgttgagttatttatagaacagcatcccgatgtgtcttgcagagcagagcagttgtatggatgaatcgatcttgtttcgaccgtggatcgatctccatcgctgatgattgttgcgtggacgtagctattctgtaacaacacaaagatggtcaatgagggccctgagttttgaattcacgatcgatcgcttactaagccaacgcgcaaccaatgtggctacggagaccccctagataacacttaacattttacaattattcaattgtttatctaatgaaaaataacattttattgattgcgatgaatgcgtagaaatattccctatcgatcgatgcaaacatcttcccgatccagtaagaagagtttgagttataagcattcgaaatcttgcatttttttctgcatgttctgtgtttaggttttcattttaccccctatatattccggttagacgtagtcccacgtcaatagcACTCAAATTACTTTGAGTACTTTTTCCTCATACATTCATGAAATCCGCTAGACGGGGACACCGTACCTTCTATGTCGCGAATACCATTGCAAAGCATTGAATCCGTcgaaattataaaaacaaataaacgtCAAAACCATTGTTCGGAGAAAACAAAACAATCCAATTGCACCACGTCAAGAATGAATATTTCTGTGACCAACTGGCATTCTCTTTTCGGCGCTTACTTGTGTGTGATACATAAAAACTGTTTAAACATTTGTTCGCAAGAACTGACTATGCTTCGAGTGGCATTTGcataaaatttcagctcaaaagCAACAAAATGTGCTCTGTTTGTGGTGATTCATCTTCAGGGAACTTGGTCGGTGTTCGGAGACAATCGCGATCAGCTGGAGGAATTACGCCGAAGAAATGGCGCAACCGAATAAGTGGCTTTCactatttcatcatttttatcagCGGCTCGTTTTGCTCTGGGCTAATGTTTGCGCTGCTGAATTATGTACCGAGTTATAGGATCCTTCCCCAGCGGGTTGCCCCACACTATCTTCCGGATGGTAACTTCCTACAGATAGCCGACGAAGTGAAAGTTCTGGAACCGTATCTCTCCGCGATTAGAATTCCTGCCAGCTTCGATGACAGTGTGAAGCGCAATAAAAATGAACACGACACAAATGAGCAGGAAGCGCTCAGCTCTCTAAAGGTGGCAATCGAAATGAAGCAGGTGGGAAAGGATGATAAAGCGCTTCGGTTGTTTCAACACGCACTCGCTTTGTCACCGAAGCATCCGGaggttttgacgaagtacgGTGAGTTTTTGGAACACAACCAGCAAGATGTGGTACGGGCCGATCACTTCTATTACCAGGCGCTCACCGTGAATCCGTCCCATTCGGAGGCACTGGCGAATAGGCAGCGGACAGCGCAAATTGTCGAACATTTGGACCAGAAAAGGTTTGAGGGTTTAGATAAGAAGCGGAACGCCCTCTCTTCGGTCCATGCCTCAAATGCTGCACTGAAACGAGCCGAAAAGGAGGCGTATATCCAGCATATCTATCATTCGGTGGGAATCGAGGGCAATACGATGAGTTTGGCGCAAACTCGGTCCATTCTGGAGACGAAAATGGCGGTGGACGGGAAGAGTATCGATGAGCATAACGAGATTCTTGGGCTGGATGCGGCGATGAAATATATCAACGCTACTTTGGTGAACAAGTGCGTATCGCGTCGATTTTGAGAGATTTCATCCACaactattgttttttttgttgcaatATTCCAGAAACGATTTCATCACACTGAAGGATATCCTGGAAATCCACCGACGCGTTCTCGGTCACGTCGATCCGGTTGAGGGTGGAGAGTTCCGCCGAACTCAGGTGTACGTGGGTGGACACGTTCCGCCGGGTCCAGGCGATCTGTCGATTCTCATGGCTCGTTTCGAAAGTTGGCTCAATTCGGAGCAATCGTTTGTGATGCATCCGGTGAAATACGCCGCAATGGCTCACTACAAGCTGGTTCACATTCATCCCTTCAGCGATGGCAACGGCCGGACGTCCCGGCTGCTGATGAACACATTGTTGATGAGGGCTGGCTATCCGCCGGTGATCATCCAGAAGCAGCATCGTCACAAGTACTACGATTATCTGCAGATCGCTAACGGGGGCGATATTCGGCCGTTTGTGCGATTCATCGCTGACTGCACGGAGCGGACGCTGGACCTGTATCTTTGGGCTACCAGTGAATTGTCCAATCCGATTCCGTTGTTGGCGCAGGAactcaatggcgtgccgttaaTCAACAATTTCGAACAGGAGTCTGTGTTGGAAGGTAGCGGAACGGGTGGAACAATACGGATAGACGTTATTTGGTGAGATTCACACCGAACTCCTCTCACATATGTTAGTTTAATCGCAAACTTTTTTTCTCCAGATATCTAATTCCTTCGGTATTGCTGATAGCTATAATAGCTTTGCAAAGTAAAAATCCTCCGCCCGTAGCGATTATGATTGCGCTCTGAAAAACAGTTCCTCCACCGTAAGCacaaaccaaaaaaaacatctATCAACGAATATATAGAATATGTAGTTACAAAAATCTGATCCCCACGATGTGATCGACGTGATGGTTGATTTGATTACTATTGATGTTCATGTTGTTGATTGCGATTTTCAGGAAGCAATGTCTACCAGAATGAAACTTTTAACCGTTACTTATAGGAAGTTATTAATAGTTGTGTAATATATGTTGTAAATACGATAGGTAATTTTATAAAATTCTAGTGTTTGATATTAATAACAATTGTAATAATTTATTCGAGTGCCGCGTAATgagttgaatatttttattgcgCACAAGCCGAGCTCAGAAACATACCAATATGCATACCGTTTTAAGATAATTTCATTCTGCACGAGTCGGTTTTTGCATTGTTATCTATAATTAAGGTATTTTTACTGATAACGCTTGAAGTGTACTTGTTTATCTGCGATTATctaattgatttcaaaacatacaaatttaTTTATCACCTTTAAACGTAGACCGATAATCAACGTATATTTGACCCTGTGATTGTAACACGACGCAAACTTTTGCGAAGGTATTTCTTCAGAGTGCGGAGTTTTTGTTTCATGAGAAAATTCCAGTCAGTCCATGCATATGATGAACTTCACCCAGTATAATATTTTGTTGGACCGTGACAAGATtcttgttaatttttttaaaatattaggccatatgaataaaatgaatGCTTTACTTGACTTCACTCGAATTAGACTGTCAAAGCATTCACTCAAGCTTTTACTTACATCCGtatgacaaaaaacaaaaaatgagtgTTCACTTTTCGAACATCAcaattcgtatgaataaaaccgTAACAGTCAGGTGAACACTCCGAAAACTTTGAGTGTGCCTCTAAGTAGACCCAGGCCGCGCTTCGCAGGGTATCGTTTGGTAAATAATGC from Toxorhynchites rutilus septentrionalis strain SRP chromosome 3, ASM2978413v1, whole genome shotgun sequence encodes:
- the LOC129776354 gene encoding protein adenylyltransferase Fic, which codes for MCSVCGDSSSGNLVGVRRQSRSAGGITPKKWRNRISGFHYFIIFISGSFCSGLMFALLNYVPSYRILPQRVAPHYLPDGNFLQIADEVKVLEPYLSAIRIPASFDDSVKRNKNEHDTNEQEALSSLKVAIEMKQVGKDDKALRLFQHALALSPKHPEVLTKYGEFLEHNQQDVVRADHFYYQALTVNPSHSEALANRQRTAQIVEHLDQKRFEGLDKKRNALSSVHASNAALKRAEKEAYIQHIYHSVGIEGNTMSLAQTRSILETKMAVDGKSIDEHNEILGLDAAMKYINATLVNKNDFITLKDILEIHRRVLGHVDPVEGGEFRRTQVYVGGHVPPGPGDLSILMARFESWLNSEQSFVMHPVKYAAMAHYKLVHIHPFSDGNGRTSRLLMNTLLMRAGYPPVIIQKQHRHKYYDYLQIANGGDIRPFVRFIADCTERTLDLYLWATSELSNPIPLLAQELNGVPLINNFEQESVLEGSGTGGTIRIDVI